The segment tgtagctcggccacgTTCCACCGCGGATGTGGAAGGCCGACAGGGGGAtgtgtagctcggccaccttccaccgcagatgcggaaggccgacaggGGGATGTGTAGCTCggtcaccttccaccgcagatgcggaaggccgacaggGGGATGTGGAGGATTGATTGAGACTTTTTTAtttgttacctttatttaactagtcaagtcagttaagaacaaattcttattttcaatgacagcctacaccagccaaacctggacgacgcttggccaattgtgcgccaccctatgggactcctaatcacggccgaatgtgatacagcctggatccgAACCagggactgagatgcagtgccttagaccgctgcagcccatgcaaaaaaactaAAGCTTAAACTgaaggattttgatggggattttgtTGGTCGTGACGCATGGATGCATCAATAGAGTATTAATCATGCTCCACAACAAGCTGCAATATCTCACTTTTTGATaaacccgaccaaattcacatagaaatctgAGTTATCAATCTGTCATTCGCATTGAAAGCAAGGATGAGAAGCAGTAGATCCATTCTGTGTGTACTATTTCTATGCCTCCTGTTCCTAAGTTTCCTTTTTGTGTCTAACTTTTGGGTTTTGTACACcggcttcaaacagctgaaaatatattcagtggtttagatggtacaatgattctctacactctGAATGCTTCTTTGTCACAAAATTTGGCAAACTATTAGATTTTTAACAACCAgaaaatggcagagcgatttctgcatattgcaccttttaaCACTAATATAGAAATGTAAATTTGATTCAAGTTGTATGCATGTTAAGAAAAAAGTCAAATAAGTCAAAACAATTAATTACCCACAATCCTCTAAAAACGGAGCCAAGTGGCAAGTTGTTGCAAGAACTTAAAATGATTAAATGGAGCTAAATATTACAATTTTGTAAATTAAATCACTTTGAAAGGACTTGCATTCATTTTTATTAAATATAAGTGGTTATTTTTTTGGTCAATTTAAATTCACCCCAGAATATGTTTTTGGCAGTCAAAAATTCAGACCAATACAATGCTGAAATGTCCTAGATTTCTCACTTAAGTGGATTAAATCAATAAATGTCACACTTCGATGAACAGAATAAAATgctttaatatatatttttttcaatgtaCAAAAATATCTTTAATAAATGAGTGACTAAAAAAGTAATCATAACAAGTAAGATACCATTTTGACAGAATATTCCTTTAAACTTCTTAAATACCAAAACCCTGCCGATATAAATGCATACAGCCTAAGTATGACCCAAAAAGTGAAGTCTTTCTTCTTGAAATATTCAAATAAATAACAGTACACCTTTTATCATAAAGTAAATACATTGGCTCAATCTAAGGACACATCTAAAATGCAATGCTGTTGTTTCAGATGAGAACACCTGAGATGACTGTATAAGATATAGTAAGTATCAAATAAATGTATCTTCCATGTTACAGACCACAAACAGCCTGAAGTATAAATTGAATCAGATGGACACCTTCAATAAGAGTCATTTCATGACGCACAACATGCCATTCTAAGTGAAGCGTTTTAAATAAGTGGTATTTTTGGTTGCAAGGTGAGGTGACATGGCTGGGGTATCAGTGACAGCCACACTCCTCCACGATCATGTCCTCATGATGCCGTAACACCACGTCTTCATCACCATAGTACAGCATGGACAGCGGGCTGAGGCGCGTAGGCACGCAGGAGGTGCACCCCACACGATCCGGATGGTACAGTCTCAACAGGCTCTGAAAAAGAAAATAAGCATATTTTATGGAAAGCTGCACTGAGCATATATGCATAGGAACTTAAACCAAATGGAAACGTTTAGGTATGTTTTTGTTTTCATATCTTACCTTCATGTATGCGTGGTTGGTGGGACTGAAGGATTCATCCACCGGAGTAGGGCACTCGCCCTCGCAACGGAACGCGTTGTAGCGCTTTGGATACACAATCCACTCGTTCCAGCCGATCTGGTCGAAATCTACCCACATGTCCACCTTCCGACATAGTGGGCGTTGGACGGATTCAGCCAGTGACCCAGTACCATTCGCTGCAATTCCGCCGGCCATCCGCACTCTCTCCATTCGGTTTCTCTTGTGGCGTCGCCCTTGAGCTTCACCGCTGACTTGGTCCAAAATTGCGTATTTGGAGTGCTCCACAGTACGGATGAGAGTGGGTGCGCTCTCGCCATCCCGAGGCAGGTTGTGCTTGGAGAAGACAACCATCATAACCCGTTCGGCTGTCGGATGGTGAACCTTCCTTCGCCTGTGCGTAAAATGCTTAATGTATGGCATGTCGATCTCTCCATCTACCCCACTCCCGTGATCCTCCTCCATCACATCTCCAACTCTTGCTTCTTGACTCTCCGTCACTGCGTCTCCCTGGTGCAACCAATATTTGAGCAGAGCTGTTACATTGAAAACGTTCAATGGAGACTTGGTGTCACTGGGCGATGCGCCAAAGCTGCCCAAGAGAAGGCGCTTGTCGCTGCACATTTCAGTGTCAGACTCGCAGTCCTGCTTTCGCGAGTGATAAATGTCCAATGTGACGCGCTTGGAGGCGGAGAAAGCTGGTAGTCTGACCCGAAGCTCTGACAGCTGGACATCGTCAGTCGCAGAGATGGAGGACATGTCGAAAGTGACGGTCCATTTCTCACCCACTTGATGGCAACCTGGAAGAAACGAACAAAATCAGCAAACCAGCTGAATACTGTCAGTGTACCATCAACAAAACGTACGTACACGTCACCACAAACTAGCCAAACCACTAGGCCTAGCCTACTAGACAAATGTCAAAGCTTTGGAGGGAGTGGGAGGAGAGGGCAGCAGAGGGTGAGAGCAGGATGTGTATTGAACCCCCTTTTGTATAGCTGTCTGAGGGGCTAATACACACACCCGCTCACATAAAAAAACCTTTAAAGTCGAATAAGCATTGTGACACTTCTGGGTTGTAAAGAGGGAAGATCTGATAAACGCAGATAACACACCCTGCAACCAAAGTGGCTGGCAGTGATGGAGAGGACATGTGTGAAGAGATCTAACCTGGCTCGGACGCTTGCTTGAACTACAGGTCAAAACACATTATCGTAAACTACAATACACACGTCAAACTACGTATTATTGGTCCAAAAAGTGACAAGTTAAAGACGTGTAAAACTGAACGGCCAGTTCAATAATGTCGTAAAATGTTTGAAACGCAAATTCAAAATGCCAAACCAACGAAACAAAATAAGAATAACCTGAGCGTTTC is part of the Salvelinus namaycush isolate Seneca chromosome 18, SaNama_1.0, whole genome shotgun sequence genome and harbors:
- the LOC120063499 gene encoding nodal homolog, with product MQLYRSFKAADSSQSTAVNAVSAADDSHLLRHSDSVISLIAKGCHQVGEKWTVTFDMSSISATDDVQLSELRVRLPAFSASKRVTLDIYHSRKQDCESDTEMCSDKRLLLGSFGASPSDTKSPLNVFNVTALLKYWLHQGDAVTESQEARVGDVMEEDHGSGVDGEIDMPYIKHFTHRRRKVHHPTAERVMMVVFSKHNLPRDGESAPTLIRTVEHSKYAILDQVSGEAQGRRHKRNRMERVRMAGGIAANGTGSLAESVQRPLCRKVDMWVDFDQIGWNEWIVYPKRYNAFRCEGECPTPVDESFSPTNHAYMKSLLRLYHPDRVGCTSCVPTRLSPLSMLYYGDEDVVLRHHEDMIVEECGCH